In Bacteroidota bacterium, the following proteins share a genomic window:
- a CDS encoding cytochrome c, whose protein sequence is MPIPFSDDNGTFADSDASDVNKIHLRIVSREQGEPEEGFEPTPSWVWAISVILLFAMGYYLGKYGGTFGTIAHEVEQPLISGSGEVKAEVKGDMVFAGVCQACHQADGKGVEGKYPPLAGSEWLMQDGFTPARIVLYGLEGEIRVKGNGFNNKMPQFQDKLSNEEIAAAISYARSSFGNKGNAVSPAEVDSMRKLYNGRGPWSAAALESLRKK, encoded by the coding sequence ATGCCGATTCCATTTTCGGATGACAACGGTACGTTTGCAGATTCCGACGCCTCCGACGTCAATAAAATTCACCTTCGCATCGTCTCGCGGGAACAGGGGGAACCTGAAGAAGGCTTTGAGCCGACCCCTTCCTGGGTGTGGGCGATTTCAGTGATCCTTCTGTTCGCGATGGGCTACTATCTCGGCAAATACGGCGGAACGTTCGGGACGATCGCCCACGAAGTTGAGCAGCCTCTGATCTCCGGAAGCGGCGAAGTCAAGGCCGAAGTAAAAGGAGACATGGTCTTCGCCGGCGTCTGCCAGGCATGTCATCAGGCGGACGGGAAAGGCGTTGAAGGAAAATACCCGCCGCTGGCGGGATCCGAGTGGCTCATGCAGGACGGATTTACCCCTGCCCGCATTGTTCTCTACGGGTTGGAAGGAGAGATCAGGGTAAAAGGGAACGGGTTCAACAACAAAATGCCCCAGTTTCAGGATAAGCTCTCGAACGAAGAAATTGCTGCTGCAATTTCGTATGCCCGTTCATCATTTGGGAATAAAGGAAATGCGGTCTCACCGGCAGAAGTTGACAGCATGAGAAAATTGTATAACGGCAGAGGCCCGTGGAGCGCTGCAGCATTGGAAAGTTTAAGAAAGAAATAG
- a CDS encoding cation-translocating P-type ATPase: MPVSDSIASTVLCDQCGLPYSRSQKGKGGVTQRQGETEFHFCCYGCSFTHSVTGEKGEGGTASLFLLRLGFSAFLSMNIMILSWAMYSGKGTWLGIEGDILPAMNKLLFVLSTPIMFLVGYPYFKNAVGEVRRFRLSMDSLIALGSLAAYGFSTFQVFTGGSALYFDTGTMVIVLVTAGRYLEATAKIRTSSALHSLFDLRPNVARVIRGGRELEVETSKIAVGEKIKILPGEHVPLDGAVVEGLTSVNESFLTGEPLPVSKEPGAKVFAATVNGDGAIVVNVTSAENNTLHAQFVRLMEEAQRTRSPIQQLVDRISYIFIPAVITIAAATFTGWMFAGTFANALLHSLTVLVVSCPCALGIGTPLAATIAIARAAEEGILIRSTAILEKLPLVSAVIFDKTGTLTEGNLQVVKIVPGGCPIEVFLSTVASLERNSEHLMGKAVAQYASDKEIPLAVCRNVRTLPGLGIKGEVKMDGSWREVAVGRKDLMAQVGADLRTDTNINEEAVDNRSLLFAAWDGKVQGLIQVSDTLRKDAIPTAGSLRNDRIEVGILSGDSKAVVERIGKEVQVDFAFGELMPGEKVQKINDIRASGRKVVMVGDGINDAPALAAADVGIALGSATDLTKENADITIIGTQLAKIPWLMVLGKRTHRIIQWNLFWAFIYNIVGIALAAFGLLDPILAAFAMIISSVFIIFNSRRLNKI; the protein is encoded by the coding sequence ATGCCTGTGTCAGATTCCATAGCGAGTACCGTTCTCTGCGATCAATGCGGATTGCCGTACAGCAGGTCCCAAAAGGGGAAGGGGGGAGTAACGCAACGGCAAGGTGAAACGGAATTTCATTTTTGCTGCTACGGCTGCTCGTTTACCCATTCGGTGACCGGAGAAAAAGGGGAAGGGGGGACGGCTTCGCTGTTTTTGCTCCGGCTCGGCTTTTCTGCTTTCCTGTCCATGAATATCATGATCCTCAGCTGGGCCATGTATTCCGGCAAGGGAACCTGGCTCGGCATCGAAGGGGATATCCTGCCGGCAATGAACAAACTGTTGTTCGTCCTTTCCACGCCGATCATGTTCCTCGTCGGTTATCCCTATTTCAAGAACGCCGTCGGCGAGGTTCGGAGATTCCGGCTTTCTATGGACAGCCTTATCGCCCTTGGATCCCTTGCCGCGTACGGGTTTTCGACGTTCCAGGTCTTCACCGGCGGCAGCGCGCTGTATTTCGATACTGGCACTATGGTGATCGTGCTTGTGACGGCCGGAAGGTATCTTGAAGCAACCGCCAAAATCCGCACGTCTTCGGCGCTTCACTCGCTCTTTGACCTTCGTCCCAATGTTGCACGTGTCATTCGCGGCGGCCGCGAACTTGAGGTAGAAACTTCGAAGATCGCCGTTGGAGAAAAGATCAAGATCCTTCCCGGCGAGCATGTCCCCCTCGACGGCGCTGTTGTCGAGGGATTGACCTCGGTGAACGAATCGTTCCTCACGGGGGAACCGCTGCCGGTGTCGAAAGAACCGGGAGCAAAAGTCTTTGCCGCAACTGTGAACGGCGACGGAGCGATTGTGGTCAACGTAACATCGGCAGAAAACAATACTCTTCATGCGCAATTCGTGCGGCTCATGGAAGAAGCACAAAGGACGCGGTCGCCGATCCAGCAATTGGTCGACAGGATATCGTACATATTCATTCCCGCTGTCATCACAATCGCCGCAGCGACGTTTACAGGTTGGATGTTCGCAGGAACATTCGCGAACGCTTTGCTCCATTCGCTCACCGTCCTTGTCGTCTCATGCCCGTGCGCATTGGGAATTGGAACGCCGCTCGCAGCAACGATCGCCATTGCCCGTGCAGCGGAAGAAGGCATTCTCATCCGATCGACGGCAATTCTGGAGAAGCTTCCTTTGGTCAGCGCGGTCATTTTTGACAAGACCGGGACTTTGACGGAAGGGAATCTGCAAGTGGTGAAGATCGTACCGGGAGGATGTCCCATTGAGGTGTTTCTCTCGACGGTCGCATCCCTCGAACGTAATTCGGAACATCTTATGGGAAAGGCCGTGGCCCAATATGCTTCGGATAAGGAGATTCCTCTTGCTGTATGCCGCAATGTTAGGACGCTTCCCGGGTTAGGAATTAAGGGGGAAGTGAAGATGGATGGAAGTTGGAGGGAAGTTGCCGTTGGCAGAAAAGATCTGATGGCGCAGGTTGGCGCTGATTTGAGAACTGATACAAATATTAATGAAGAGGCCGTTGATAATAGAAGTCTATTATTTGCGGCTTGGGACGGAAAGGTTCAGGGGCTCATCCAAGTATCCGACACTCTCCGAAAAGATGCAATTCCAACCGCGGGCAGTTTGAGAAACGATAGAATAGAGGTTGGAATTTTGTCCGGTGATTCAAAAGCCGTGGTAGAGAGAATTGGGAAGGAAGTTCAGGTGGATTTTGCGTTTGGAGAATTGATGCCGGGCGAAAAGGTGCAGAAGATAAACGACATCCGAGCTTCGGGCAGGAAGGTCGTTATGGTTGGGGATGGAATCAACGACGCCCCGGCATTAGCAGCGGCGGACGTCGGCATTGCACTCGGTTCAGCGACAGATTTGACAAAGGAGAATGCCGATATCACGATTATCGGTACCCAGCTGGCAAAGATTCCGTGGCTGATGGTTCTCGGAAAAAGGACCCACAGAATTATTCAATGGAACCTTTTTTGGGCATTTATTTATAATATTGTTGGCATCGCACTGGCGGCTTTTGGATTGCTCGATCCAATTCTGGCGGCATTTGCGATGATTATCAGCAGCGTGTTCATTATCTTCAACTCCAGGCGGCTGAACAAGATATAA
- a CDS encoding cytochrome c yields the protein MIKAYPPYVLSLLCLAALLIAGCESEQPGEQTEYRTDMYYQPSFKPQKDPIPHVAGTVPMSGYEPAIKDSLQATHLKNPFVFTRTSEDTGKFLFNTYCSVCHGVAAKGDGLVAPKFQTPPDLTAPLYKKAPDGYIYFVIRKGHNIMPSYYEHTTQRERWLIIAHLRRLQEQ from the coding sequence ATGATCAAGGCTTATCCTCCATATGTTCTTTCCCTTCTCTGCCTCGCGGCTCTTTTGATCGCTGGATGTGAAAGCGAGCAGCCCGGGGAACAGACCGAATACCGCACCGACATGTATTATCAGCCGTCGTTTAAGCCGCAGAAGGATCCGATTCCGCATGTTGCCGGGACTGTTCCGATGTCGGGGTACGAGCCGGCGATCAAAGACTCTCTTCAGGCCACCCATCTGAAGAATCCATTTGTCTTTACGCGGACCTCAGAGGATACTGGAAAATTTTTGTTCAACACCTATTGCTCGGTCTGTCATGGTGTGGCGGCGAAAGGGGATGGGCTGGTGGCTCCGAAATTCCAAACGCCTCCGGATCTTACCGCGCCGCTCTACAAGAAAGCGCCGGACGGTTATATCTATTTTGTCATCCGCAAAGGGCATAACATCATGCCCTCGTATTACGAGCATACAACCCAGCGCGAGCGATGGCTTATCATTGCGCACTTACGGAGACTTCAGGAGCAATGA
- the nrfD gene encoding NrfD/PsrC family molybdoenzyme membrane anchor subunit, which produces MNEEYKLNYTETDVDLMQSLERPGKGYWILLLVLFMLICAGGYAWGVQIANGIGEAGKNNPVGWAMYIATFVFWVGIAHSGTLISAILFLFRVKWRAAVYRSAEAVTIFGLATAGLFPFIHLGRVWVAHWILPIPNFGGLWPNFRSPLAWDVLAITTYLTASTLFFTLGMMPDVAIVRDKTSGWRKKVYGMIAMGWQGSDNQWRHYTAAYVFLAALSTPLVISVHSIVSWDFAMSVIPGWHSTIFAPYFVAGAIHSGLAMVVLLLIPMRKAFKIEKYITTHHLESLAKFMIFTALVVGFAYSIELFIAWYSANPFEQAIFIYRMTGDYAWAFWLLITTNVAVPMLLWSKKIRTSIPWLVGICISVEIGMWLERFIIIVTSLAHDYLPYAWGIYKPTLVDSFIVIGSFAWFFFLFMVFSKTLPVVSMWEVKEQIEPPMKEQA; this is translated from the coding sequence ATGAATGAAGAGTACAAATTGAATTACACGGAGACGGACGTCGACCTGATGCAGTCTTTGGAACGGCCGGGCAAAGGGTATTGGATTTTATTGCTCGTTCTTTTCATGCTGATCTGCGCCGGCGGATATGCGTGGGGAGTTCAGATCGCGAACGGCATCGGCGAGGCCGGAAAAAATAATCCGGTTGGATGGGCGATGTATATTGCCACCTTTGTCTTTTGGGTCGGTATCGCCCACTCTGGAACGCTGATCTCAGCGATTTTATTTCTGTTCCGTGTGAAGTGGCGTGCGGCGGTCTACCGCAGCGCGGAAGCCGTCACGATCTTCGGTCTGGCCACGGCTGGGCTTTTTCCGTTCATTCATCTCGGCAGGGTATGGGTCGCCCACTGGATTCTGCCGATCCCGAACTTTGGCGGCCTGTGGCCGAACTTCCGTTCGCCTCTCGCCTGGGACGTACTTGCGATAACGACCTATCTGACCGCGAGCACGCTCTTCTTTACGCTGGGGATGATGCCCGATGTTGCGATCGTCCGCGATAAGACGAGCGGCTGGAGAAAGAAAGTGTACGGCATGATCGCGATGGGCTGGCAGGGGAGCGACAATCAATGGCGGCACTACACTGCCGCGTACGTCTTCCTCGCCGCGCTTTCGACGCCCCTGGTTATTTCCGTCCACAGCATCGTGTCGTGGGATTTTGCCATGAGCGTTATTCCCGGATGGCACAGCACGATCTTTGCGCCGTACTTCGTGGCAGGAGCGATCCACTCCGGGTTGGCGATGGTCGTGCTTCTTCTCATCCCGATGAGAAAAGCGTTCAAGATCGAAAAATATATCACCACACATCACCTCGAAAGCCTGGCCAAGTTCATGATCTTTACGGCGCTTGTCGTCGGCTTTGCATACTCGATCGAACTGTTCATCGCATGGTACAGCGCCAACCCATTTGAGCAGGCCATCTTCATTTATCGCATGACCGGCGATTATGCGTGGGCGTTCTGGCTTCTGATCACAACGAACGTCGCCGTACCGATGCTTCTCTGGTCGAAGAAGATCAGGACGAGCATACCGTGGCTTGTAGGAATTTGCATCTCAGTTGAGATCGGGATGTGGCTCGAACGGTTCATCATCATCGTGACCTCTCTTGCGCACGATTATCTTCCGTACGCCTGGGGGATCTACAAGCCGACCCTCGTCGACAGCTTCATCGTGATCGGCAGCTTCGCCTGGTTCTTCTTCCTCTTCATGGTCTTTTCAAAAACGCTTCCCGTCGTATCGATGTGGGAGGTAAAAGAACAGATCGAACCGCCGATGAAGGAACAAGCATAA
- a CDS encoding DUF3341 domain-containing protein has product MPTRTYRFGIFAHFDTCLAVIKRLPAEGFKEIEVYSPTPHHEIAHALKRKPSPVRVFTLVGGLTGLAAGWAMTIGSTMIYSIIVGGKPIISIPPFGVVAYITTILFGTIATFIGFLVNARMPQVKIVEGYDERLSSDHYGVLAYCLPEDVMKLEQLLKQLGAETVTRSQGL; this is encoded by the coding sequence ATGCCGACACGAACATACCGCTTCGGAATCTTTGCTCACTTTGACACGTGTCTTGCGGTCATCAAGCGCCTTCCGGCTGAGGGGTTCAAGGAGATCGAAGTCTACTCTCCGACGCCCCATCATGAGATCGCTCACGCTCTTAAGCGGAAGCCGAGTCCTGTGCGCGTCTTCACGCTAGTCGGCGGGTTGACCGGACTTGCAGCAGGCTGGGCGATGACGATCGGCTCGACAATGATCTATTCGATCATCGTCGGCGGAAAGCCGATCATTTCAATTCCGCCGTTCGGCGTTGTTGCTTATATCACCACGATTCTTTTCGGTACGATCGCGACCTTTATCGGATTTTTGGTCAATGCCCGCATGCCGCAGGTCAAAATTGTCGAAGGGTACGATGAGCGGCTTTCTTCCGACCATTACGGCGTTCTCGCCTATTGCCTGCCAGAAGATGTAATGAAGCTTGAACAATTGTTGAAACAGCTCGGTGCTGAAACGGTGACGAGATCCCAGGGATTATAG
- a CDS encoding cytochrome c3 family protein, whose translation MGFPRVQFIFAAATFLLVVISGCEKRALEPRQPIAFSHKIHAGDYQMNCQYCHSGARRGKAAMIPSVQTCMGCHQLVAATKPEIQKIRKAWDEKQPIRWTRVNVLPDFVYFNHQPHIMKNIPCQRCHGEIQTMSEVAPPFKLADMSYCVGCHRENNASIDCWTCHR comes from the coding sequence ATGGGTTTTCCCCGAGTACAATTTATTTTTGCTGCCGCGACGTTTCTCCTTGTGGTCATTTCCGGCTGTGAAAAACGGGCGCTCGAGCCCCGCCAGCCGATCGCGTTCAGCCACAAAATACACGCCGGCGATTACCAGATGAACTGCCAGTATTGCCACAGTGGTGCGCGCCGAGGGAAGGCCGCGATGATTCCCTCCGTGCAGACCTGCATGGGATGCCATCAGCTTGTCGCAGCAACGAAACCAGAAATTCAGAAGATCCGCAAGGCATGGGATGAAAAACAGCCGATTCGGTGGACACGGGTGAACGTCCTTCCGGATTTTGTCTATTTCAACCATCAGCCTCACATCATGAAAAACATTCCATGCCAGCGGTGCCATGGCGAGATTCAAACGATGAGCGAAGTTGCTCCGCCGTTCAAACTTGCCGACATGTCGTATTGCGTGGGATGCCACAGGGAGAATAATGCGAGCATCGATTGCTGGACATGCCATAGATAA
- a CDS encoding molybdopterin-dependent oxidoreductase, whose translation MELQRRDFLKIVGATTVATALPGCGIKRPKSLIPYVIPEENITPGKAVWYASVCQECPAGCGVSVRVREGRAVKVEGNPLHPINKGALCARGQASLHGLYNPDRLQQPLRKKSDGAWETISWDEAEKYFIDQLGKIQKNGRGADVVFMTGHMSGAADGLVDKWLGAVGSKKRFRYEAFAHESIKKANELMFGISQVPAYDFADADTVFAFGADFLETWISPVEFTKGFTQHRGFKNGKRGTLYFAGPRLSMTATNADEWFSVYPGTEGILALGLVKVILDSKAASGLSPAESSRIAGMVSAYPVNEVEKATGIPSEKIMKAGLAFARAKSSIAVAGGATVEGGDGAAIVAAVNLLNYVCGNIGKTVTFNDSSISGLNSYHEVANLVDEINLEKVPAFIVADANPVFSTPQGLDFGEALKRVPFTVSLSSFMTETSALAHLILPTHTPLESWGDVETSPGMYGLMQPAMRPVFKTKMFGDILLETGRKISKSSEFIPSTMYDYIRERWKGIQHKAGDKSDFENFWIESLARGGYWEPAKHQGKKTALAANFSAAVFSRMKKVDSEQGKNFALTVYPSLSYFDGRGANRPWLQELPDPMMMNVWDSWVEIHPQDAAASGIATGDAVQVSSPYAQFDLPAHVTTAVKPGSVAIPIGQGHTQYGRYASDVGKNPIDLLDPKPSERTGGLEWAGMKVELLKKADQLVLATVSGSDVQHERGIVQSVPLADLVDPHAKKAESGEKEAPSMYADHEHPNHRWGMTIDIDKCTGCSACVTACYAENNIPVVGKEEVANGREMAWIRIERYFDEHSSAPHADFAPMLCQQCDNAPCETVCPVYAAYHTEEGLNGQVYNRCIGTRYCANNCPYKVRRFNWFEAKWIEPLNWQLNPDVTVRSKGVMEKCTFCVQRIVDGKNTARNERRPVRDGEIIPACAQTCPAEAITFGDLKDPKSRVSTLIAEEDRRDYRVLEELNTRPAVTYLKAIKA comes from the coding sequence ATGGAATTGCAGCGAAGAGATTTTCTAAAGATCGTGGGAGCGACAACCGTTGCGACGGCGCTCCCCGGGTGCGGCATTAAACGTCCGAAGTCGTTGATACCGTATGTCATTCCGGAAGAGAATATCACTCCCGGAAAGGCGGTGTGGTATGCCAGCGTTTGCCAGGAATGTCCGGCCGGGTGCGGCGTATCAGTACGTGTTCGCGAAGGCCGGGCCGTAAAGGTTGAAGGAAACCCTCTCCATCCGATCAACAAGGGAGCTTTGTGCGCGCGCGGTCAGGCGTCGCTGCATGGTTTGTACAATCCCGATCGACTTCAACAGCCGCTGCGGAAAAAATCGGACGGAGCATGGGAAACGATCAGCTGGGATGAAGCGGAAAAATATTTTATCGACCAGCTGGGGAAGATTCAAAAGAACGGCCGCGGGGCAGATGTCGTGTTCATGACGGGGCATATGAGCGGTGCTGCCGACGGACTGGTCGACAAATGGCTCGGCGCAGTTGGGTCAAAGAAGCGGTTTCGCTACGAAGCTTTCGCCCATGAATCGATCAAGAAAGCCAACGAGCTGATGTTCGGCATCAGCCAGGTGCCTGCATATGATTTTGCGGATGCGGACACGGTGTTTGCGTTCGGAGCCGATTTTCTTGAGACCTGGATTTCACCCGTTGAATTCACGAAAGGATTCACACAGCATCGCGGTTTTAAGAACGGCAAACGGGGGACCTTGTATTTTGCCGGTCCCCGCCTTTCGATGACGGCCACAAATGCGGACGAGTGGTTTTCGGTCTATCCTGGGACCGAAGGAATTCTTGCTCTCGGGTTGGTCAAAGTTATCCTTGACAGTAAGGCAGCAAGCGGTCTGTCTCCCGCGGAATCGTCGCGCATTGCAGGGATGGTGAGCGCGTATCCCGTCAACGAGGTCGAAAAGGCGACGGGAATCCCCTCCGAAAAGATCATGAAAGCAGGACTCGCGTTTGCGAGGGCAAAATCAAGCATTGCGGTTGCAGGCGGGGCGACTGTTGAAGGGGGAGACGGAGCGGCAATCGTTGCTGCCGTTAATTTGCTCAATTACGTCTGCGGCAACATCGGGAAGACAGTGACCTTCAACGACTCAAGCATTTCAGGATTGAATTCCTACCATGAGGTTGCAAACCTTGTCGACGAGATCAATCTGGAAAAAGTGCCGGCGTTCATCGTCGCCGACGCGAATCCGGTGTTCAGCACTCCGCAGGGACTCGATTTTGGCGAAGCGTTAAAGAGAGTTCCTTTCACCGTCAGCCTCTCCAGTTTCATGACAGAAACATCGGCGCTCGCTCATCTCATCCTCCCGACGCATACTCCGCTCGAGAGCTGGGGGGATGTTGAAACTTCTCCCGGGATGTACGGGTTGATGCAGCCGGCGATGCGTCCGGTCTTCAAGACTAAAATGTTCGGAGATATTCTTCTCGAGACAGGAAGAAAGATCAGCAAATCCTCGGAATTTATTCCTTCAACGATGTACGATTACATTCGTGAACGATGGAAAGGAATTCAACACAAAGCAGGGGACAAATCCGATTTCGAAAATTTTTGGATCGAAAGCCTCGCTCGCGGGGGTTATTGGGAACCGGCAAAACATCAGGGAAAGAAGACTGCGCTGGCGGCAAATTTCAGCGCAGCGGTCTTTTCACGGATGAAAAAAGTCGATAGCGAACAGGGAAAGAACTTTGCACTGACCGTGTATCCGTCGCTCAGCTACTTTGACGGCCGCGGCGCAAACCGCCCCTGGCTGCAGGAGCTTCCCGACCCGATGATGATGAATGTCTGGGATTCGTGGGTGGAGATTCATCCGCAGGATGCAGCCGCTTCAGGAATAGCGACCGGCGATGCTGTTCAGGTCTCATCTCCATACGCACAGTTCGACCTTCCAGCCCATGTAACCACGGCCGTAAAACCGGGGAGCGTTGCAATTCCAATCGGACAGGGACATACGCAGTATGGAAGATATGCAAGCGATGTTGGCAAAAACCCCATCGATCTGCTTGATCCAAAGCCGTCGGAACGGACAGGGGGGCTTGAATGGGCGGGAATGAAAGTCGAGTTGTTAAAGAAAGCCGACCAGCTCGTTTTGGCTACGGTTTCGGGAAGCGACGTTCAACATGAACGCGGAATCGTGCAGAGTGTTCCTCTGGCGGATTTGGTTGATCCTCATGCGAAGAAGGCGGAAAGCGGAGAAAAAGAAGCGCCTTCGATGTATGCCGACCATGAACATCCGAACCATCGCTGGGGGATGACGATCGATATTGACAAGTGCACGGGCTGCAGCGCCTGCGTCACGGCGTGTTATGCGGAAAATAATATTCCTGTCGTTGGCAAGGAAGAAGTGGCCAATGGGCGCGAGATGGCCTGGATCCGCATCGAGCGATACTTTGACGAACACAGCTCTGCGCCGCATGCCGATTTTGCGCCGATGCTCTGCCAGCAATGCGACAACGCGCCGTGCGAGACGGTCTGCCCGGTGTATGCGGCCTATCATACAGAGGAAGGATTGAACGGCCAGGTCTACAACCGCTGCATCGGCACAAGATATTGCGCGAACAATTGTCCGTATAAGGTCCGCCGCTTCAACTGGTTCGAGGCAAAATGGATCGAGCCGCTAAATTGGCAATTGAATCCGGATGTTACCGTCCGCTCAAAGGGCGTTATGGAAAAATGTACCTTCTGCGTCCAGCGCATCGTTGACGGAAAAAATACGGCGCGGAATGAACGGCGGCCGGTGCGGGACGGCGAGATCATCCCTGCTTGCGCACAGACGTGTCCCGCGGAAGCCATTACGTTCGGCGATTTGAAAGATCCGAAGAGCAGGGTCTCGACGCTGATCGCAGAAGAGGACCGGCGCGATTATAGAGTGCTTGAAGAATTGAACACGCGTCCGGCTGTGACATACTTGAAAGCGATCAAGGCGTAA
- a CDS encoding DinB family protein — translation MQETPQEYTARILGYQRGKKPLAILASTPRKINRLIKSVPRTKLMTRPEPKKWSIAEILAHLADTELVGGFRMRLTIGMNGTPIQGFDQDVWAEKFNYGKRDPQKSFAVFQVLREHNLALLKSIPGPLWDNYGVHSERGKETVTRITEMMAGHDLNHMAQIEKIVNQESRRSKK, via the coding sequence ATGCAGGAGACGCCGCAGGAATATACGGCAAGGATTCTTGGATACCAGCGGGGGAAAAAGCCGCTGGCGATCCTCGCGAGTACACCCCGTAAGATCAACCGCCTCATCAAGAGTGTTCCGCGAACGAAGCTGATGACGCGTCCGGAGCCGAAGAAGTGGTCGATCGCTGAGATCCTCGCCCACCTTGCGGACACGGAACTCGTCGGCGGTTTTCGGATGCGGCTTACGATAGGAATGAACGGGACGCCGATCCAAGGATTTGACCAGGATGTGTGGGCAGAAAAGTTCAATTACGGAAAACGGGATCCGCAAAAGTCCTTCGCGGTCTTTCAGGTGCTGCGGGAACATAACCTGGCGCTGCTGAAATCGATCCCTGGACCTTTGTGGGATAATTACGGCGTCCATTCTGAGCGGGGTAAAGAGACCGTAACACGCATCACCGAAATGATGGCCGGACACGATCTCAACCATATGGCGCAGATCGAAAAGATCGTGAACCAAGAAAGCAGACGCTCTAAAAAGTAA
- a CDS encoding cbb3-type cytochrome c oxidase subunit II: MMFIRSFIFFLGVLAALVLGWAGLVGLPNIMISEVKPPKGLERYTYEQAYGRSIYIREGCLYCHSQQVRPVGFGADQERFWGRPSVPADYVYDKPHLLGTMRTGPDLFNIGARQSSEEWHMIHLYNPRIVSPGSVMPPFPWLFEEKITAGPDDKVVALPDSVAPKGKVVVVTPEGRALIAYLIGLNHTYPVSQVSASNDSTKKK; the protein is encoded by the coding sequence ATGATGTTCATTCGCTCATTTATTTTCTTCCTCGGCGTCCTCGCCGCGCTCGTGCTCGGTTGGGCTGGACTGGTTGGACTTCCGAACATCATGATCTCTGAAGTGAAGCCGCCAAAAGGTCTTGAGCGTTATACCTACGAGCAGGCGTACGGCCGTTCCATCTACATCCGTGAAGGATGCCTTTATTGCCACAGCCAACAGGTACGTCCGGTCGGTTTCGGCGCGGACCAGGAACGATTTTGGGGACGTCCGTCGGTTCCCGCAGACTATGTGTATGACAAGCCGCATTTGCTGGGAACAATGCGAACCGGTCCCGATCTGTTCAATATCGGTGCACGGCAGTCGAGCGAAGAGTGGCATATGATTCATCTTTATAATCCGCGGATCGTTTCACCCGGTTCGGTGATGCCTCCGTTTCCATGGCTGTTCGAGGAAAAGATCACGGCCGGACCCGACGATAAAGTCGTCGCCCTTCCCGACTCCGTTGCCCCGAAGGGAAAAGTTGTCGTTGTGACCCCGGAAGGACGAGCCTTGATTGCCTACCTTATCGGCCTGAACCATACGTATCCCGTCAGCCAAGTTTCGGCGAGCAATGACTCCACGAAGAAAAAATAA